Proteins co-encoded in one Crateriforma spongiae genomic window:
- the modA gene encoding molybdate ABC transporter substrate-binding protein: protein MNRPLLWMLGSIVVLGLLITTMAGVNLSSQTTSADGQSPIVLYCAASNRAVMEAIRERYQDEYNREIQIQYGPSQTLLSSVDVSGAGDLFLPADDSYLKLAKQKGLIREVLPIADMQVVVAVRRQDADNIQSLDDLLSDSVKLVQASPETAAVGKLVQQTLQQSGQWDDVSGATVAYRATVTEVASDIVVGAADAGFVYDAVLHTYPDLVAVELPELKPAVSRVAVGVIDQSKQPTAALHFARYVSAKDRGLIQYDQQGFRTAGHDVWADVPELSVFAGSMLRPAIEDTIAAFESREGVTVNRVYNGCGILVAQMQAGQHPDAYFACDQEFMNQVHDLFPQPVQVSQNELVILVQKGNPHNIGSLKDLAREGLRVGIGHEKQCAMGWITQNTFREGGVQEEIMPNVTVQTPTGDMLVNQLQTGSLDAAVAYLSNAAGAGEFLDAVQITGIECSTAVQPWAVNKESSHPETASRLFQKICSAESQEIFAAEGFRWRLESDEIR, encoded by the coding sequence ATGAACCGCCCTTTGCTATGGATGTTGGGTTCGATCGTCGTGCTCGGTCTGCTGATCACGACGATGGCAGGCGTCAATCTTTCGTCCCAAACGACTTCCGCCGACGGCCAATCGCCGATCGTTTTGTACTGCGCCGCCAGCAATCGCGCCGTCATGGAAGCGATTCGGGAACGCTATCAGGACGAATACAACCGCGAAATTCAGATTCAGTACGGCCCCAGTCAGACGTTGTTGTCATCTGTCGATGTCAGCGGTGCGGGCGATCTTTTTTTGCCAGCGGATGATAGCTATTTGAAGCTGGCGAAGCAGAAAGGATTGATCCGCGAAGTCTTGCCCATCGCCGACATGCAGGTGGTGGTCGCTGTTCGTCGCCAGGACGCCGATAACATTCAATCCTTGGACGACTTACTGTCCGACTCGGTAAAGCTGGTCCAGGCCAGCCCGGAAACCGCCGCGGTCGGGAAACTGGTTCAACAAACGCTGCAACAATCCGGCCAGTGGGACGATGTGTCTGGCGCCACGGTCGCCTATCGTGCGACGGTGACCGAAGTTGCCAGCGACATTGTCGTGGGCGCCGCTGACGCCGGCTTTGTTTATGACGCTGTCTTGCACACCTATCCCGATTTGGTTGCCGTCGAATTACCCGAATTGAAACCGGCCGTCAGTCGCGTGGCTGTGGGGGTGATCGACCAAAGCAAACAACCCACCGCCGCGTTGCACTTCGCGCGGTACGTGTCCGCGAAAGATCGCGGGTTGATCCAATACGACCAACAGGGGTTTCGAACCGCCGGACATGATGTCTGGGCGGACGTTCCCGAACTGTCGGTCTTTGCCGGTTCGATGTTGCGTCCCGCCATCGAAGACACGATTGCCGCCTTTGAAAGTCGCGAAGGCGTCACCGTGAACCGCGTTTACAACGGGTGCGGCATTTTGGTCGCCCAGATGCAAGCCGGCCAGCATCCTGATGCCTACTTTGCGTGCGACCAGGAATTCATGAACCAAGTGCACGACCTTTTCCCACAGCCGGTCCAGGTCTCGCAGAACGAACTGGTCATCCTGGTTCAGAAAGGCAACCCGCACAATATCGGATCACTGAAGGACTTGGCCCGTGAAGGTCTGCGCGTCGGCATCGGACACGAGAAACAATGTGCCATGGGCTGGATTACGCAAAATACTTTCCGTGAAGGGGGCGTACAGGAAGAAATCATGCCCAACGTGACCGTCCAAACTCCGACCGGCGACATGCTGGTCAACCAATTGCAAACCGGGTCCCTGGACGCCGCGGTGGCCTACCTGAGTAACGCAGCGGGGGCAGGCGAATTTTTGGACGCCGTTCAAATCACCGGAATCGAATGCAGCACGGCCGTCCAACCCTGGGCCGTCAACAAGGAATCTTCACATCCGGAAACCGCCTCGCGTTTGTTCCAAAAGATTTGCTCGGCAGAATCACAAGAAATCTTTGCAGCAGAAGGGTTCCGCTGGCGGTTGGAATCGGATGAAATTCGCTGA
- a CDS encoding ABC transporter permease — MNSVADRPPHPPTSIAPPLRRRSDAPFFLVMGGISSGFILLIVLLLAADILFVSFDDFIAALKKPEIQYAFRLTLLSCTAAALLSVWVATPLGYLLSRFQFPGRMAIDTLVDIPIVLPPLVLGLSLLILFHLPIGGWELESWLRDRVGFPVTYQWPAVVLAQFTVACAFSVRTMRVTFDQIDPRPENVARTLGCTRGQAFLQIVLPQAWRGMIAATTIAWARALGEFGPILVFAGATRMRTEVLSTTVFLELSIGQLNAAVAVSLLMVLMAIVVLLILRLLGTELGS; from the coding sequence ATGAACAGCGTTGCCGATCGACCGCCCCATCCGCCGACGTCCATCGCACCTCCGCTTCGCCGCAGGTCCGATGCGCCGTTTTTTCTGGTGATGGGTGGCATTTCGTCGGGCTTCATTCTCCTGATCGTGCTGTTGTTGGCCGCCGACATCTTGTTTGTCAGTTTCGACGATTTTATCGCGGCACTGAAGAAGCCGGAAATTCAATATGCATTTCGCTTAACACTGCTTTCCTGCACTGCCGCCGCACTGCTTTCGGTCTGGGTTGCAACACCGCTGGGCTATTTATTGTCGCGATTCCAATTTCCAGGCCGGATGGCAATCGACACGTTGGTCGACATCCCGATTGTATTACCGCCGTTGGTCCTTGGGCTTAGCCTGTTGATCTTGTTTCACTTGCCCATCGGCGGTTGGGAACTGGAATCATGGCTGCGTGATCGAGTTGGTTTCCCTGTGACCTATCAGTGGCCGGCAGTCGTCCTGGCCCAATTCACCGTCGCCTGTGCATTTTCAGTTCGGACGATGCGGGTCACCTTTGACCAGATCGACCCACGTCCCGAAAACGTCGCCCGCACACTTGGTTGCACCCGAGGCCAGGCGTTCCTGCAAATCGTTTTGCCGCAGGCTTGGCGTGGCATGATTGCGGCAACGACCATCGCATGGGCACGAGCGTTGGGCGAATTCGGACCGATCTTGGTTTTCGCGGGGGCGACACGGATGAGGACCGAGGTCCTGTCGACCACCGTATTTCTGGAACTCAGCATCGGTCAACTCAACGCCGCGGTCGCGGTGTCGCTGCTGATGGTCCTAATGGCGATCGTCGTGCTGTTGATTCTAAGACTCTTGGGGACGGAATTGGGATCATGA
- a CDS encoding ABC transporter ATP-binding protein has product MIALDQVTIRAGTFELTDVSVTIPTGTYAALMGRTGRGKTTILEAICGLRSVTSGSITIGLTDVTNWPPGDRQVGYVPQDLALFPTLTVQEHLEFALRLRRVATADIASRTADLAGLLGISHLTGRRIQGLSGGERQRVALGRALSFQPAVLLLDEPLSALDETTREEILSLLLEIKRQTGVTTLHVTHNRSEADTLADTIYQLHDGKLTRTTDADSCR; this is encoded by the coding sequence ATGATTGCCCTAGATCAAGTCACCATCCGAGCGGGGACTTTTGAGTTGACCGATGTGTCGGTGACCATTCCTACAGGTACCTATGCCGCATTGATGGGACGAACAGGTCGAGGAAAAACGACCATTCTGGAAGCAATTTGTGGCCTTCGCTCGGTGACATCGGGATCGATCACCATTGGCCTGACCGACGTCACAAATTGGCCACCGGGTGACCGTCAGGTCGGCTACGTTCCCCAAGACCTGGCCTTATTTCCCACACTGACGGTCCAAGAACACCTGGAATTCGCTTTGCGTTTGCGACGCGTGGCCACCGCCGACATCGCCAGCCGTACCGCTGACTTAGCCGGCCTGTTGGGAATCAGCCATCTGACAGGACGTCGGATCCAAGGACTTAGCGGAGGCGAACGCCAACGCGTGGCACTGGGCCGCGCGCTCTCGTTTCAGCCAGCGGTGCTGTTACTGGACGAACCTCTGAGCGCACTGGACGAAACAACGCGTGAAGAAATCCTTTCACTGCTGCTGGAGATCAAGCGTCAAACCGGTGTGACCACCTTGCACGTGACTCATAACCGAAGCGAAGCCGACACACTGGCCGACACCATCTATCAACTGCATGACGGAAAGCTGACTCGGACCACCGATGCAGATTCCTGTCGTTGA
- the moeB gene encoding molybdopterin-synthase adenylyltransferase MoeB, which translates to MIVESADFFSTEERIRYSRHFTLPEVGVGGQAKLKQASVLLIGAGGLGAPVAMYLAAAGVGRLGLVDFDRVDQSNLQRQIIHGTNDVGKPKVESAEQTLADINPHVRLQFFNEPLTSENAMQRVADYDIVIDGTDNFATRYLVNDVCVLSGKPNCYGSIFQFEGQASVFGLGDGPCYRCLYPKPPAPGTVPSCAEGGVLGVLPGMIGMIQATEAVKLILGQGMSLSGRLVLYDALQMRFREVKVRRDPQCPVCGDHPSITRPIDYQEFCGAPKMSSTDANEQSPWDVQPGDVQQRLQTGADFILLDVREPHEYEICHLGGTLIPLGELQQRVGELDASREIIVHCKMGGRSAKAVQQLRQLGFENVHNMRGGIHAWSDEIDSSVPKY; encoded by the coding sequence CTGATCGTGGAATCGGCGGATTTTTTTTCAACGGAAGAGCGTATTCGATATTCCCGGCATTTTACCTTGCCCGAGGTCGGTGTCGGTGGCCAAGCAAAACTGAAACAGGCGTCGGTGCTGCTGATCGGGGCGGGCGGTTTGGGCGCGCCGGTGGCCATGTACTTGGCGGCGGCCGGGGTGGGGCGTTTGGGATTGGTCGATTTCGATCGCGTCGACCAATCCAACCTGCAACGACAAATCATTCATGGCACCAACGATGTGGGGAAACCGAAGGTTGAATCGGCTGAACAAACCCTAGCGGACATCAATCCACACGTGAGGCTACAGTTTTTCAATGAACCGCTGACATCCGAAAACGCAATGCAGCGGGTGGCCGACTATGACATTGTAATCGATGGCACCGACAACTTTGCGACCCGCTATTTGGTCAATGATGTTTGCGTGTTGTCAGGCAAACCCAATTGCTATGGTTCGATTTTTCAGTTCGAAGGGCAAGCGTCTGTGTTCGGCCTCGGGGACGGTCCGTGTTATCGATGCCTGTATCCCAAGCCTCCCGCACCGGGAACCGTTCCCTCGTGTGCGGAAGGAGGCGTCTTGGGCGTGCTGCCCGGCATGATCGGTATGATTCAGGCGACCGAAGCGGTGAAGCTGATCTTGGGCCAGGGCATGTCGCTGTCCGGTCGCCTGGTGTTGTACGACGCCTTGCAAATGCGGTTTCGCGAAGTGAAAGTGCGTCGTGATCCTCAGTGTCCTGTCTGTGGTGATCATCCCAGTATTACCCGTCCCATCGACTACCAAGAATTTTGCGGAGCCCCAAAGATGTCTTCAACCGACGCCAACGAACAAAGCCCATGGGATGTCCAGCCGGGCGATGTTCAACAACGACTGCAAACAGGTGCAGACTTTATCCTGCTGGATGTTCGCGAACCTCACGAGTACGAAATCTGTCACCTGGGCGGGACGCTGATTCCGTTGGGTGAACTGCAACAGCGTGTTGGCGAACTGGATGCGTCACGGGAAATCATTGTCCATTGCAAGATGGGCGGGCGCAGCGCTAAAGCGGTCCAGCAGCTGCGGCAACTGGGATTTGAAAACGTGCACAACATGCGTGGCGGCATCCACGCGTGGTCGGATGAAATCGATTCGTCCGTTCCGAAGTATTGA
- a CDS encoding MoaD/ThiS family protein, giving the protein MILVIPTALRKHCDGRKQIESTASTVGDALDGIGKDYPELHAALFGPDGDVASHINLFVNDQNVRDLSGLKTAAGERDELLIVSALAGG; this is encoded by the coding sequence ATGATTCTTGTGATACCCACCGCACTACGAAAGCACTGCGACGGACGAAAGCAAATCGAATCGACCGCGTCCACGGTCGGCGATGCACTGGATGGCATCGGGAAAGATTACCCGGAATTGCACGCGGCGTTGTTCGGACCCGACGGTGATGTCGCGTCCCATATCAATCTGTTCGTCAATGACCAGAACGTTCGTGATCTGTCAGGGCTAAAAACGGCCGCTGGTGAACGCGATGAGCTGTTGATCGTGTCGGCGCTGGCCGGAGGCTGA
- a CDS encoding HesA/MoeB/ThiF family protein, with protein sequence MLSDEEKATYEWQMWVPDFGEHGQQKLKDASVMVSRVGGVGSVVAYELAAAGVGKLVLAHAGNVKPSDLNRQLLMTHDWIGKPRIESVRRRLLELNPRLEIVAVGENVNADNAADLVAQADVVVDCAPLFEERFAMNQQAVQQGKPLVEGAMYEMEAHLTTIIPGATPCLRCLYPELPQPWKRQFPVFGAVSGSVACMAAMEAIKLVSGLGDPLANRMLQMDLRDMSFRTLKIGRRESCSTCRHLFTTDFQPTVTESPQ encoded by the coding sequence TTGCTAAGTGATGAAGAAAAGGCCACTTACGAGTGGCAGATGTGGGTGCCGGACTTTGGCGAACATGGCCAGCAAAAACTGAAGGATGCCAGCGTGATGGTGTCACGGGTCGGCGGCGTGGGCAGCGTTGTGGCCTATGAACTTGCCGCCGCCGGTGTCGGCAAGTTGGTGCTGGCGCACGCCGGCAATGTGAAGCCCAGCGATTTGAATCGCCAGTTGTTGATGACGCACGATTGGATTGGAAAGCCGCGTATCGAATCGGTTCGCCGACGATTGTTGGAATTGAATCCTCGGTTGGAAATTGTCGCAGTCGGGGAAAATGTCAATGCCGATAACGCGGCGGACTTGGTCGCCCAAGCTGATGTCGTGGTCGATTGTGCACCGCTTTTCGAAGAACGGTTTGCAATGAATCAGCAGGCCGTCCAACAGGGCAAACCATTGGTCGAAGGTGCGATGTATGAAATGGAAGCACATCTGACCACAATCATTCCCGGTGCAACGCCGTGTTTGCGTTGTTTGTATCCGGAATTGCCGCAACCATGGAAACGACAGTTTCCCGTTTTTGGCGCCGTTTCCGGTTCGGTCGCCTGCATGGCCGCAATGGAAGCGATCAAGCTGGTTTCTGGACTCGGGGACCCACTTGCCAACCGAATGCTGCAGATGGATCTGCGAGACATGTCGTTTCGAACCTTAAAGATTGGCCGGCGCGAGTCGTGTTCGACTTGCCGACACTTGTTCACGACCGATTTCCAACCAACGGTGACCGAAAGCCCCCAATGA
- the pyk gene encoding pyruvate kinase — MNSVHRPYRHTKIVATVGPATESPEMLRELIRAGVDLVRLNMAHGSVEWVGEVIARIREASDAVNRQVAVMMDVKGPEIRTGPVDQPVELKCGDRLELHVDPPQSCDDGVHRVSVNYRDLPADVSVGATVLVDSGLLRFRVLETDDTKVVMEVLTAGTLGSRRHINLPGIQVKLPALTEKDKRDLQAGVEAGIDFVALSFVRQAEDIRTLQAYLDELGSKARIVAKIEDQAGVRNMHEIICAADGVMVARGDLGIEIEYHRLPLVQTQLVRACQMEGKPVIIATHLLESMIHAPIPTRAEISDVSNAIREQADAIMLSGETTTGSYPLESVEALKSIVGSIEPSVSTPINKRIVLHEPKSKMLRASVSLATELGNSGIVVFTRSGFLAYVLGALKARDVPIYAFTDLPITFHQLLLPWGVEPFLIDFDEDPEKTIQNALQILSKNQWCVPDQWLVVITNALAEGKIIDTLQLRQVPSASAT; from the coding sequence ATGAATTCAGTCCATCGCCCCTACCGGCATACCAAGATTGTTGCGACCGTCGGCCCTGCCACCGAGTCGCCCGAAATGTTGCGTGAATTGATTCGTGCCGGCGTCGACTTGGTGCGGCTGAACATGGCGCACGGTTCGGTCGAATGGGTCGGGGAAGTCATCGCAAGGATCCGTGAGGCTTCTGATGCCGTGAACCGTCAAGTCGCCGTGATGATGGATGTGAAGGGCCCCGAAATTCGTACCGGTCCGGTGGATCAACCCGTCGAATTGAAATGCGGCGACCGTTTGGAGTTGCATGTGGATCCGCCGCAATCGTGCGATGACGGTGTGCATCGTGTGAGTGTCAACTATCGCGATTTGCCCGCCGATGTTTCCGTCGGTGCGACCGTTTTGGTCGACAGTGGTTTGTTGCGGTTTCGCGTCTTGGAAACCGATGACACCAAAGTCGTGATGGAGGTGCTGACAGCGGGAACGCTGGGGTCACGACGGCACATCAATTTGCCGGGGATTCAAGTCAAATTGCCTGCCTTGACGGAAAAAGACAAGCGAGATTTGCAGGCCGGCGTCGAAGCAGGGATTGACTTCGTGGCATTGTCGTTCGTGCGACAGGCCGAAGACATCCGAACCCTTCAAGCCTATCTGGACGAACTGGGAAGCAAGGCTCGGATCGTCGCCAAGATCGAAGACCAGGCGGGCGTGCGAAACATGCACGAAATCATCTGTGCCGCTGATGGCGTGATGGTGGCTCGTGGTGACTTGGGCATTGAAATCGAATACCACCGGTTGCCGCTGGTGCAGACGCAATTGGTCCGTGCATGCCAGATGGAAGGTAAACCGGTCATCATTGCCACCCATTTGTTGGAATCGATGATTCATGCACCGATTCCCACGCGTGCCGAAATTAGTGATGTGTCCAACGCGATTCGTGAACAGGCCGACGCAATCATGTTGTCGGGCGAAACCACCACGGGATCGTATCCGCTGGAGTCCGTGGAAGCTTTGAAAAGCATTGTCGGCAGTATCGAACCATCGGTATCAACACCGATCAATAAGCGGATCGTCTTGCACGAACCGAAATCGAAAATGCTACGTGCATCGGTTTCGCTGGCGACTGAACTGGGCAATTCGGGAATCGTGGTCTTCACACGAAGTGGATTTCTGGCGTACGTGTTGGGGGCGTTGAAAGCCCGTGACGTTCCGATTTATGCATTCACCGATCTGCCGATTACCTTCCACCAGTTGTTGTTGCCCTGGGGCGTCGAACCATTTCTGATTGACTTCGACGAGGATCCAGAAAAGACAATTCAAAACGCGTTACAGATCCTCAGCAAGAATCAATGGTGTGTTCCCGACCAGTGGTTGGTCGTGATCACCAATGCGCTGGCCGAGGGTAAGATCATCGATACGTTGCAGTTGCGACAGGTTCCATCAGCTTCCGCGACCTGA
- a CDS encoding YifB family Mg chelatase-like AAA ATPase, which yields MLARLKTLTLLGIEAKPVDVEVDISPAAMPKTILVGLPDTAVKESTHRVERAIVNSGFTRPHDRIVINLAPGDLPKQAASFDLPVALGVLAGSGQLATDRLEQYAIVGELALEGHTRRIKGALSIAIEAAKCGITGLVVPRENAEEAAVVDELEVIPVDSLAQAVAFFAGEIDIAPQPSRVDELFDEFSVYDLDFADVRGQEMAKRAMTLAAAGAHNLLMIGPPGSGKTMLAKRMPTILPQLTAAESIETTRIYSALGQLPSGQPLLAKRPFRSPHHTISDAGLVGGGSPPAPGEISKAHNGILFLDELPEFNRKTLEVMRQPLEDGVVTISRALSSSQFPSDFMLIAAANPCPCGYRSDPRRSCNCTPPQIERYVGKISGPLLDRVDMHIEVPAVPFDELSSQSADGTSSQQMRQDVERARQVQAVRFDGKASRYNAQMTSPEVRTHCALTSACQTMLRSSVEEMGLSARAHDKILRVARTIADVDGSDCIREEHLAEAIGYRSLDRDFWV from the coding sequence ATGCTGGCGCGACTGAAGACCTTGACGCTGTTGGGAATCGAAGCCAAACCGGTCGATGTGGAAGTCGACATTTCGCCGGCCGCGATGCCTAAGACGATTCTCGTGGGACTGCCCGACACGGCGGTGAAAGAATCGACGCACCGTGTTGAACGTGCGATCGTCAACAGCGGGTTCACCCGCCCGCATGATCGAATCGTGATCAATCTGGCCCCGGGTGATCTGCCCAAACAGGCCGCGTCATTCGATTTACCCGTGGCGTTGGGAGTGCTTGCCGGCAGCGGGCAACTGGCCACCGATCGTTTGGAACAGTACGCGATCGTCGGTGAACTGGCTTTGGAAGGGCACACGCGTCGGATCAAAGGTGCTCTGTCCATCGCCATCGAAGCGGCCAAGTGTGGAATCACCGGTTTGGTGGTGCCCCGTGAAAACGCCGAGGAAGCGGCGGTGGTCGATGAATTGGAAGTGATTCCGGTCGACAGCCTCGCACAAGCCGTCGCTTTTTTTGCCGGGGAGATCGACATCGCACCACAGCCCAGTCGTGTGGACGAATTGTTCGATGAATTCAGCGTCTACGATTTAGACTTTGCCGACGTCCGCGGCCAAGAAATGGCCAAACGTGCGATGACGCTGGCCGCCGCCGGCGCACACAACCTGTTGATGATCGGTCCGCCTGGGTCGGGAAAGACGATGTTGGCCAAGCGAATGCCGACGATCTTGCCGCAATTGACCGCCGCGGAATCAATCGAAACGACACGCATCTATAGTGCTTTGGGCCAGCTTCCAAGTGGCCAGCCGCTGCTTGCCAAGCGGCCTTTTCGAAGTCCCCACCATACGATCAGCGACGCGGGTTTGGTTGGCGGCGGAAGCCCGCCGGCACCTGGCGAGATTAGCAAAGCGCACAATGGCATTTTGTTTCTGGACGAATTGCCGGAGTTCAATCGCAAGACGCTGGAAGTCATGCGACAACCTTTGGAAGACGGCGTCGTAACGATCAGCCGGGCGCTGTCCAGCAGCCAATTTCCGTCCGACTTTATGTTGATAGCCGCAGCCAACCCTTGTCCCTGCGGTTATCGCAGTGATCCGCGCCGAAGCTGCAATTGCACACCGCCACAAATTGAACGCTACGTCGGTAAGATCAGCGGTCCGCTACTTGATCGCGTCGACATGCATATCGAAGTCCCCGCAGTCCCCTTCGATGAATTGTCATCCCAATCGGCCGATGGCACATCCAGTCAACAAATGCGACAGGATGTCGAACGTGCACGTCAGGTCCAAGCCGTTCGCTTCGACGGAAAGGCGTCTCGGTACAACGCACAGATGACCAGCCCCGAAGTCCGCACGCACTGTGCGCTGACCAGTGCTTGCCAGACCATGTTGCGGTCCAGCGTGGAGGAGATGGGGCTGTCGGCTCGGGCACACGACAAGATTTTGCGTGTGGCTCGCACGATCGCCGATGTCGACGGCAGCGATTGCATTCGCGAAGAACACTTGGCTGAAGCGATCGGCTATCGCAGTTTAGATCGAGATTTTTGGGTTTGA
- a CDS encoding DUF3500 domain-containing protein produces MNLKSDDRLNRRGFIRTAGAAAGIALPALTDVDRLRAAMAEANSAASAVQEFYASLTDRQLLTLCFPFGDPRQQRIHANWNITEPRIGDEFYSDEQRELINQILRNITNEDGYERFTRQMDDDIGGVEEFSVAIFGDPDNGRFQWEMTGRHLTLRADGAYHDKAAFGGPIVYGHGEADPSANMYYRHTKQVNEVFKALDPAQMQQALVPRAPRETAVRIQGSAGDFTGIRVAAMSSDQQQLVEETIKYLLSPFRAEDVGEAMEAMKAAGGFDSLRMSFYQQGDIDDDRVWDMWRIEGPSFIWHFRGSPHVHAYINIAAPAKP; encoded by the coding sequence ATGAACCTGAAATCCGATGACCGACTGAACCGACGCGGATTTATCCGAACAGCAGGCGCAGCTGCCGGTATCGCTCTGCCTGCTTTGACCGACGTGGACCGTCTCCGCGCCGCGATGGCAGAAGCAAATTCGGCTGCGAGTGCCGTCCAAGAGTTTTACGCGTCGCTAACCGATAGGCAGTTGTTGACGCTGTGTTTCCCCTTCGGCGACCCTCGCCAGCAACGCATCCATGCGAACTGGAACATAACTGAACCAAGAATCGGCGACGAATTCTACTCCGACGAACAGCGAGAACTCATCAATCAGATCCTCAGGAACATTACCAACGAAGACGGCTACGAACGATTCACCCGGCAGATGGACGATGACATCGGAGGAGTCGAGGAGTTTAGCGTCGCCATTTTCGGTGACCCCGACAACGGACGATTCCAATGGGAAATGACAGGCCGGCACCTGACGCTGCGGGCGGACGGGGCATACCACGATAAGGCGGCTTTCGGGGGGCCGATCGTCTACGGGCATGGCGAAGCAGATCCGTCCGCGAACATGTACTACCGGCACACCAAGCAGGTAAACGAGGTTTTCAAAGCGCTCGATCCCGCGCAAATGCAGCAGGCATTGGTCCCCCGAGCGCCACGCGAAACGGCAGTCAGAATTCAGGGAAGTGCGGGTGACTTCACCGGTATCCGCGTTGCCGCCATGTCGTCGGACCAGCAACAACTGGTGGAGGAAACGATCAAGTACCTGCTGTCACCGTTCCGCGCTGAAGACGTTGGGGAGGCGATGGAAGCGATGAAAGCGGCCGGTGGATTCGACTCTCTGCGGATGTCGTTCTACCAGCAGGGTGACATTGACGACGACCGAGTATGGGACATGTGGCGGATCGAAGGTCCGTCATTCATATGGCACTTCCGCGGTTCGCCACATGTGCATGCCTACATAAACATTGCCGCACCAGCAAAGCCCTAA
- a CDS encoding EF-hand domain-containing protein: protein MKIQKLVIVLLVFGFQIHVHAQQGGIDDDEILQLLDTDYNQTVSFDEIDQGAQRIRGMDANGDKQVSVAEMAAARGVDGGAELAKQLMGFDKNKDGKLSADEVPHRMRLILKSADKDKDSLVDRAELAEMTAEVAASAPPAGRRRGGRDDDDDEISPTRMVQLAMSFDADSNGQLNRQELTEFAEAFAQRGGPGRPRAERPE, encoded by the coding sequence GTGAAGATTCAGAAGCTTGTGATTGTATTGTTGGTTTTCGGCTTCCAGATCCACGTACATGCCCAACAGGGAGGTATCGACGACGATGAGATCTTGCAATTGCTCGACACCGATTACAACCAAACCGTCTCGTTCGACGAAATCGACCAAGGCGCACAGCGGATACGCGGGATGGACGCAAACGGCGACAAGCAAGTCAGCGTTGCTGAGATGGCCGCTGCAAGGGGAGTCGATGGCGGCGCGGAGCTAGCCAAGCAACTGATGGGATTTGACAAAAACAAAGACGGAAAACTCTCGGCTGATGAGGTTCCCCATCGAATGCGTCTCATCTTGAAGTCGGCTGATAAAGACAAGGACAGCTTAGTGGATCGAGCAGAGTTGGCCGAAATGACCGCAGAAGTGGCAGCATCGGCTCCGCCTGCCGGAAGACGGCGCGGCGGCCGCGACGACGACGATGATGAGATTAGCCCGACTCGAATGGTACAACTCGCGATGTCATTTGATGCCGATAGCAATGGACAACTCAACCGGCAGGAGCTCACAGAATTCGCCGAGGCGTTTGCTCAGCGTGGTGGGCCGGGCCGACCGCGAGCTGAGAGGCCCGAATGA